A genomic region of Xanthomonas campestris pv. phormiicola contains the following coding sequences:
- a CDS encoding DUF4142 domain-containing protein translates to MTQRLITTRFSILAALAAVALSGCGKPGEQTSRTAPATSPAPTAAPVGGESGRAPIAGDASAKAMLQVLEGNAVALSQQALSRNVSGSVADFAREVVAAHHGAAAADAGKGGPGDAQKIAAQAAKGQAQLQALDQEKDDSAYMNAYMATMVRSYSDALAVIDAELMPAAQQQATKQALQQARSRIAGQLERAQALASARY, encoded by the coding sequence ATGACCCAGAGGCTCATCACGACCCGGTTTTCGATTCTCGCGGCGCTGGCCGCCGTGGCGCTGAGTGGCTGCGGCAAGCCGGGCGAGCAGACCTCGCGCACCGCACCGGCGACCTCGCCGGCGCCGACCGCGGCCCCGGTCGGCGGCGAAAGCGGGCGCGCCCCGATCGCCGGCGACGCCTCGGCCAAGGCGATGCTGCAGGTGCTGGAAGGCAATGCGGTGGCGCTGTCGCAGCAGGCGCTGTCGCGCAACGTCAGCGGCAGCGTCGCCGACTTCGCCCGCGAAGTGGTCGCCGCGCACCACGGCGCCGCGGCCGCGGACGCCGGCAAGGGCGGCCCGGGCGATGCGCAGAAGATCGCCGCGCAGGCGGCCAAGGGCCAGGCGCAGCTGCAGGCGCTGGACCAGGAGAAGGACGATTCGGCGTACATGAACGCCTACATGGCGACGATGGTGCGCAGCTATTCCGATGCGCTGGCGGTGATCGATGCCGAGTTGATGCCGGCGGCGCAGCAGCAGGCGACCAAGCAGGCGCTGCAGCAGGCGCGCAGCCGCATCGCCGGGCAACTGGAACGCGCGCAGGCGCTGGCCTCGGCGCGTTACTGA